In a single window of the Chaetodon trifascialis isolate fChaTrf1 chromosome 19, fChaTrf1.hap1, whole genome shotgun sequence genome:
- the rpf2 gene encoding ribosome production factor 2 homolog: protein MTQLDGVVKPKTKRSKRFLEGRAPKLIENVKTAMIMKGGNTSQLVTEALKDIYALKKPSAVLYKKKNITRPFEDSTSLEFFSKKSDCSLFLFGSHNKKRPHNLIFGRLFDFHVLDMIELGIEKYVSLSDIKTSKCPEGTKPMLVFAGEAFDTDSELKRLKSLFIDFFRGPTVSAVRLAGLEHVLHFTALDGKIYMRSYRSLLKKSGCRTPRIELEEIGPSFDFVLRRTHMASDDLYKLSHRQPKALKAKKKKNISHDAFGTKFGRVHMQKQDLSKLHTRKMKGLRKRKGEVVAEDQDGQAPKVAKEER from the exons atgacgCAGTTAGATGGTGTTGT AAAACCCAAGACGAAGCGCTCCAAGCGCTTCTTGGAGGGCAGAGCACCCAAGCTGATTGAGAATGTGAAGACTGCCATGATAATGAAAGGGGGCAACACCAGTCAACTCGTCACCGAGGCCCTCAAAGACATC TATGCCTTGAAGAAGCCCAGTGCTGTGCTGTACAAGAA GAAGAACATAACAAGGCCGTTTGAGGACTCAACGTCACTG GAATTTTTCTCCAAGAAGTCAGactgctctctgtttctgttcgGCTCCCACAACAAGAAACGACCCCACAACCTCATATTTG gtcGTCTCTTTGACTTTCACGTGCTTGATATGATTGAACTTGGAATTGAGAAGTACGTCTCTCTGAGTGATATAAAG acCAGTAAATGTCCTGAGGGGACCAAACCAATGCTTGTGTTTGCAGGGGAGGCTTTTGACACGGACAGTGAGCTCAAACGTCTGAAGAGTCTGTTTATAG ACTTCTTCAGAGGTCCCACAGTGTCTGCGGTGCGTCTGGCAGGTTTGGAACATGTTCTGCACTTCACTGCCCTGGATGGAAAGATCTACATGCGCAGCTACAG GTCTCTGTTGAAGAAGTCTGGGTGCAGGACGCCGCGGATAGAGCTCGAGGAGATCGGGCCATCATTTGACTTCGTCCTCAGAAGAACACATATGGCTTCAGACGACCTGTACAAGTTATCTCACAGACAGCCAAAGGCTCTGAAG gccaagaagaagaagaacatttcCCACGATGCCTTTGGCACCAAGTTCGGCCGCGTACACATGCAGAAGCAGGATCTGTCCAAGCTGCACACACGGAAGATGAAGggcctgaggaagaggaagggagaggtaGTCGCTGAAGACCAGGATGGACAGGCACCCAAAGTGGCCAAAGAAGAGCGCTGA